Proteins from a single region of Equus quagga isolate Etosha38 chromosome 18, UCLA_HA_Equagga_1.0, whole genome shotgun sequence:
- the TMEM167B gene encoding protein kish-B yields MTNVYSLDGILVFGLLFVCTCAYFKKVPRLKTWLLSEKKGVWGVFYKAAVIGTRLHAAVAIACIVMAFYVLFIK; encoded by the exons ATGACGAACG TGTACTCCTTGGACGGGATTCTGGTGTTTGGTTTGCTCTTTGTTTGCACCTGTGCCTACTTCAAGAAAGTCCCTCGTCTCAAAACCTGGCTGCTGTCAGAGAAGAAGGGAGTTTGGGGTGTGTTTTACAAAG CCGCTGTGATTGGAACCAGGCTGCATGCTGCTGTGGCAATCGCCTGCATTGTAATGGCCTTTTAcgtcttatttataaaatga
- the CFAP276 gene encoding cilia- and flagella-associated protein 276: MPPTRNPFQQPTLDNDDSYLGKMRASKKLPYKNPTHLAQQQEPWNRLNSTPTINSMRRDAYFFDPEIPKDDLDFRLAALYDHHMGMFKNKSEILLQQETTQDTRGRSKIQFPGECLPPPSLPPITSRANIRHWINPKKESIHSIQGSIVSPHTAATNGGYSRKTDGGFFST, encoded by the exons ATGCCTCCCACCCGAAACCCTTTCCAGCAGCCTACGTTGGATAACGATGATTCCTACTTGGGAAAAATGCGGGCTTCCAAG AAACTGCCATATAAGAACCCAACTCACCTTGCTCAGCAACAGGAACCCTGGAATCGGCTCAACTCAACTCCCACAATCAACTCCATGAGGCGAGATGCTTATTTTTTTGATCCTGAG ATACCAAAGGATGACCTGGATTTCCGCTTAGCAGCCTTGTACGATCACCACATGGGGATGTTCAAGAACAAAAGTGAGATACTGTTACAGCAGGAGACCACCCAGGATACCCGTGG ACGCAGCAAGATCCAATTCCCTGGAGAATGTTTACCCCCTCCCTCGCTACCCCCCATCACTTCCCGAGCTAACATCAGACACTGGATCAACCCTAAGAAGGAGTCTATCCACAGCATCCAGGGATCCATAG ttTCCCCTCACACTGCGGCCACCAATGGAGGCTACTCCCGAAAGACCGATGGTGGCTTCTTCTCCACCTAG